Proteins from a single region of Vairimorpha necatrix chromosome 6, complete sequence:
- a CDS encoding coiled-coil domain-containing protein, whose product MHDYEKVNNEIKEFINMPENIPHTISTPESSKCNSKKDVINLLTELLDIYKEIQLLLETKDFENVKNKIINSDVKNALVCENLMKILKDECLEKAELKKSLENEKMKFKELDLKKQELNLKISKLESDLEFSKRTNQEISRVIKDQKNLLISTKDKFELEKKQSESIKNVNVELEILRNKAYEKVNILEKEMKILKDKLLEKDKNFKNLKNQIKEIENEKEILNKKILNLEKINESFKNKFSIKEKNIEICNEELAKLISKDKKNEEILEEIKEKSSYYERLYKATNKQNEYLNSQLARLINHDNVDKLKEDKFDSSLSLLTTRSKEEEYKKRFKKYKKKYKNNKDKEEINKKEVKEITKMIEDIKLENKKLIRDKDEIVKNNAEISKTLMDKIEILLKQNREYQNLLVDKNKVYNKNELDNINGLDDTNNIRNIKLDSDILNDSFKTVNEDNKIENFKYEKDNKIENFKYEKDNKIENFKHEKEDIYDGRGFTKIKGEEDDTLFLHTPAYRRPFNLDNDYEEDKEINYKTPKDKMPFSRQRSFKETKSKDDRAKLNKGNLFKRDTNLELEDRVTLNKGNLFKRDISFKNNIRPNEDIRLNEEIPNKGTKHEFDSSILPAQDDVKSVDSSKSVKTTSSLKDMLKKTETLQNKFNDLEKQLEEINDSEMPTSKKIQDQIRAYTDYYYSDYLDFTNENDIL is encoded by the coding sequence ATGCATGATTATGAAAAAGTAAACAATGAAATCAAAGAATTCATAAACATGCCAGAAAACATTCCCCACACAATTTCCACTCCAGAATCATCAAAATGTAATTCCAAAAAAGAcgttattaatttattaactGAATTACTTGACATCTACAAAGAAATTCaattattattagaaaccaaagattttgaaaatgtaaaaaacaagataATTAACAGTGATGTTAAAAATGCCTTAGTATGcgaaaatttaatgaaaatattaaaagatgaATGCCTTGAAAAAgcagaattaaaaaaatctttggaaaatgaaaaaatgaaatttaaagaattagatttaaaaaaacaagaattaaatcttaaaatttcCAAATTAGAAAGTGATTTAgaattttctaaaagaaCTAATCAAGAAATTAGTAGAGTTATTAAAGAtcaaaagaatttattaataagtACAAAAGATAAGTTtgaattagaaaaaaaacaaagtgaaagtataaaaaatgtcaatgttgaattagaaattttaagaaataagGCGTATGAAAAAgtcaatattttagaaaaagaaatgaaaattttaaaagataaattattagaaaaagataaaaattttaaaaatttaaaaaatcaaattaaagaaatagaaaatgaaaaagaaattttaaataaaaagattctTAATCTTGAAAAGATTAAtgaatcttttaaaaataaatttagtaTTAAAGAGaagaatatagaaatttgTAATGAAGAATTAGCAAAGTTGATTAGTAAAGATaagaaaaatgaagaaattttagaagaaattaaagaGAAGTCTTCGTATTATGAGAGACTTTATAAAGCGACTAATAAGCAGAATGAATATTTGAATTCTCAATTAGCCCGATTAATAAATCATGATAATGtagataaattaaaagaagataaatttgattCTTCTTTGAGTTTATTGACTACAAGAAGTAAAGAAGAAGAGTATAAGAAGAGATTTAAGaagtataaaaagaaatataaaaataataaagataaagaagaaataaataaaaaagaagtgaAAGAGATTACTAAGATGATAGAAGATATTAAGTTAGAGAATAAGAAGTTGATTAGAGATAAGGATGAGATAGTAAAGAATAATGCGGAGATTTCGAAGACATTAATGGACAAGATagagattttattaaagcAGAATCGAGAGTATCAGAATCTTTTagtagataaaaataaggtatacaataaaaatgagCTGGACAATATAAATGGACTAGAtgatacaaataatattagaaatattaaacttGACTCAGACATATTAAATGATAGTTTCAAGACAGTCAATgaagataataaaatagagAATTTTAAGTATGAGaaagataataaaatagagAATTTTAAGTATGAGaaagataataaaatagagAATTTTAAGCATGAGAAAGAAGATATTTATGATGGTAGAggatttacaaaaatcaAAGGAGAAGAAGATGACACTTTATTTCTACATACTCCTGCCTACAGAAGACCTTTTAATTTAGACAATGACTACGaagaagacaaagaaaTCAACTATAAAACTCCTAAGGATAAAATGCCTTTTTCAAGGCAGAGAAGTTttaaagaaacaaaaagtAAAGATGACAGAGCTAAACTCAATAAAGGTAATCTCTTTAAGAGAGACACGAATCTCGAATTAGAGGACAGAGTTACGCTCAATAAAGGTAATCTCTTTAAAAGAGACATAAGCTTTAAGAATAACATACGCCCAAATGAAGACATACGcttaaatgaagaaatacCAAATAAAGGCACGAAACATGAATTTGACTCATCAATTCTTCCCGCTCAAGATGATGTCAAATCTGTGGACAGTTCCAAGTCCGTGAAGACCACGTCTTCCCTGAAAGACATGCTTAAGAAGACTGAGACTCTTCAGAATAAGTTCAATGACCTTGAGAAGCAGctagaagaaataaatgacTCAGAAATGCCCACTAGTAAAAAGATCCAAGACCAGATACGAGCATACACAGATTATTATTATTCAGATTACTTAGATTTTACTAATGAgaatgatattttataa
- a CDS encoding spore wall protein 12 (SWP12): MKMSDLKKKILMKVRRVEYKHVNYPEEYKETEIKYKKLRDNLNNVSASIANLMNYEHGGKAQKKLYQGLSIISSVSKLDYFKSHDVFESIGSVCSDFSKDDDQVSSENEKMSKGYFRVSEMKKKFNEKLQNEMEILKDIKKKTDQINKERDNAKVYRYDLEMAKENESHENRQEVDRYEELFDKACMQALSMMNDFIGDDGVQGVLKRVLGYNIEFFKKSLEELEKVNK; this comes from the coding sequence ATGAAAATGTCAGatttaaagaagaaaatccTCATGAAAGTCAGGAGAGTCGAGTACAAACATGTCAATTATCCAGAAGAATACAAAGAGacagaaataaaatataaaaaattgagaGATAATCTCAATAATGTCTCTGCCAGTATAGCGAATCTTATGAATTATGAGCACGGGGGCAAGGCCcagaagaaattatatcAGGGACTGAGTATCATCTCCAGTGTCTCAAAATTGGACTATTTTAAAAGCCACGATGTCTTCGAGTCTATTGGCTCAGTGTGTTCAGATTTCTCAAAGGACGATGACCAAGTAAGCAGTGAGAATGAGAAGATGTCTAAGGGATATTTCAGAGTATCAGAaatgaagaagaaatttaatGAGAAATTACAGAATGAGAtggaaatattaaaagatataaaaaagaagactGACCagattaataaagaaagagATAATGCTAAAGTTTACAGGTATGACTTAGAGATGGCCAAGGAGAACGAGAGCCATGAGAATAGACAAGAAGTGGACAGATACGAGGAATTATTTGATAAGGCGTGTATGCAGGCCTTGTCTATGATGAATGATTTTATAGGGGATGATGGGGTACAAGGAGTACTTAAGAGAGTCTTGGGGTACAACATAGAATTCTTTAAGAAAAGTCTAGAAGAATTAGAGaaagtaaataaataa
- a CDS encoding ribosome biogenesis protein BRX1, translating into MTVLILSSRGSSAQTRYLVKDICKFIKCEEESKYDIKQNIRSLVDLMDLHTCKSIIYFETTKRNQRVWFGLRNGISIKFNVLNIYTMRNLKFAVNCFKDCGHILMFTEEFDKIDYLISIKKVFSEIFDSNEVKDRALCFYWVDEKIWIRNYVIEDKDMKEIGPRMVLEVEKILEECFSGPVMYSRKVEEARQELKETINQK; encoded by the coding sequence ATGACTGTTTTAATTCTATCAAGTAGAGGATCTTCAGCACAGACAAGATATTTAGTAAAAGACAtctgtaaatttataaaatgcGAGGAAGAATCAAAATACGACATAAAACAGAATATTAGATCTCTAGTAGACTTGATGGATCTACACACTTGTAAATCCATCATTTACTTCGAaacaacaaaaagaaatcaAAGAGTCTGGTTTGGACTCAGAAATGgcatttctataaaattcaatgtCTTGAATATTTACACTATGAGAAATCTGAAATTCGCTGTAAACTGCTTTAAAGATTGTGGACACATTTTAATGTTCACAGAAGAATTCGATAAAAtagattatttaatatcaaTTAAGAAAGTATTCAGTGAGATATTTGACAGTAATGAAGTCAAAGACAGAGCACTGTGTTTTTATTGGGTAGATGAAAAGATATGGATAAGGAATTATGTCATAGAAGATAAAGATATGAAAGAAATAGGACCGAGAATGGTATTGGAAGTAGAGAAGATACTTGAGGAATGCTTTAGTGGACCAGTGATGTATTCAAGAAAAGTAGAAGAAGCGAGACAAGAACTTAAAGAAacaataaatcaaaaataa
- a CDS encoding chromatin-remodeling complex ATPase-like protein — protein MSSISEISESSTDSTSSEEQVIRRRGRPKKWDAQIAKQPVRSNNVLYEAPLGYYYVQPQGNKVLYVNPLVQRGFYNTFNVPPSQALNINSMSNISFYQNIQSSNMFVQPKQYPKQVKPKREERYNYVPEKRTKRAAATTAISAGRRDDINNDDWEPEIEYEEEDAIEKLLKFDEETNSYLVKFRYKSYLHCDYVKKEEICKTKGGAIKVKRFVPPLEPFDPEFIKVDRVLHEDFRNGKIYIVKWKKLPYELSTEEYAEDLLKCEGFEEELKKYRDRKKIRVMRYGLDWRPPRELQVKFEESPVYKGNNKLRAYQLEGLNWLLNRWYHKISCIMADEMGLGKTVQSVVFVNSLFTKFEYNGPVLIVAPLSTLVHWEREFLAWTDLRVLIYHGSIQGRSMIAEYEFFIKGGSNKVGLFDIMITTYEMVMAGFDHISQFNWSAGIFDEAHRLKNASSKAASTLRNINFNHKVLLSGTPLQNNISELWALLNFINPVEYNDSARFLASHKLEDIADVEKLQALLRPLMLRRMKEDVEKTIPMKEETIVEVELTMIQKRYYRAILEKNLDFLTKGHKDSAPNLLNAMMELRKCCIHPYLINGAEEKIIGDFLKRKKKENVESPVVETGDLSDLNIPVISNTQKIVIGNDLITDIDEYYKILIQSSGKLVLLDKLLNKLYGHHKVLIFSQMTKCLDLLSEYLAYKKYKFERIDGGVRGDHRQAAIDRFSDVNSDGFVFLLCTRAGGVGINLTAADTVIIFDSDWNPQNDLQAQARCHRIGQTNEVKIYRLVTRNTYEREMFDKAGMKLGLDRAILQKMTFEGQKNEKVKKKDAIEMLLRKGAYGVLMETDEASKKFCEEDIDQILERRTKVIKHSDGGNAFSKASFQVDEEIDDPFFWENLLSKKRNEENEGRVKRQMRRIARDETLNEEQIKDVEKYSNLRLENEEEFSEFLILKIFIICLADGLGPLGLSFNGPNLELKKSMTANLLLKDNLSHNLGPKDLEDLKNKDILLHFKYLVKYLVDQIINQKLRSDFSYCLDQVLDENYDPSLFDKYKDFYTKYNEKCLLRIQILFLTNLLLQTETINVEKTRGWSLEDDKKLVECLFTNGYGKYPEKIKNKSDDECNQRLRKIISTLNRMREMAEADSVNYKAIMKFGRVTEHNEDNVLKYLGDRDLNSLRENITNILNTTRRTRSQSDTECYERIMFFDRLSEVGDISNIRKVNLPRGWTKEKDSMLKEHLLEKGLVNVEEEFGMTEEACIKRCETIIKSLKEKSVEE, from the coding sequence ATGAGTTCAATTTCTGAAATTTCCGAATCTTCAACTGACAGCACTAGTAGTGAAGAACAAGTTATTAGAAGAAGAGGCAGACCAAAGAAATGGGATGCGCAAATTGCTAAACAACCTGTAAGAAGCAATAATGTACTGTATGAAGCACCACTGGGCTATTATTATGTACAACCGCAAGGGAATAAAGTACTTTATGTTAATCCACTAGTACAAAGGGGCTTTTATAACACTTTTAATGTACCACCATCACAAGctctaaatataaatagcATGTCAAATATAAGCTTCTATCAGAATATACAATCTTCAAATATGTTTGTACAACCAAAACAATATCCAAAACAAGTAAAACCAAAAAGAGAAGAAAGATATAATTATGTACCagaaaaaagaacaaaGAGAGCAGCAGCGACTACGGCCATAAGCGCAGGAAGAAGAGatgatataaataatgaCGACTGGGAACCAGAAATAGAATATGAAGAAGAAGACGCTATAGAGaaattattgaaatttGATGAAGAGACAAATTCTTACTTAGTTAAGTTCAGGTATAAAAGTTATTTACACTGCGACTacgtaaaaaaagaagaaatttgtaaaacaaAAGGAGGAGCAATAAAAGTCAAGAGATTTGTTCCGCCTTTGGAACCTTTTGACCcggaatttataaaagtagACCGAGTTTTACATGAAGATTTTAGAAATgggaaaatttatattgtaaaatgGAAGAAACTTCCTTACGAATTGAGCACTGAAGAATACGCTGAAGATTTACTTAAATGCGAAGGATTTGaagaagaattaaaaaaatatagagatagaaaaaaaatcagaGTCATGAGATATGGCCTGGATTGGAGACCACCAAGGGAATTACAAGTGAAATTTGAAGAGAGTCCAGTTTATAAAGGAAATAATAAACTAAGAGCTTACCAATtagaagggttaaattGGCTACTAAATCGATGGTATCATAAAATTAGTTGTATAATGGCGGACGAAATGGGACTGGGTAAAACTGTCCAATCTGTCGTATTTGTCAATAGCctttttactaaatttgAATACAATGGGCCTGTGCTCATTGTGGCGCCTTTGAGCACTTTGGTCCACTGGGAAAGGGAATTTTTAGCTTGGACAGATTTGAGAGTCTTGATTTATCACGGAAGTATACAAGGCAGGAGTATGATAGCAGAATACgaattctttataaaagGCGGGTCTAATAAAGTAGGCTTATTTGATATAATGATCACTACTTACGAAATGGTAATGGCTGGTTTTGATCACATTTCTCAATTTAACTGGTCGGCTGGAATATTCGACGAGGCGCACAGATTGAAAAATGCCTCGTCAAAAGCGGCGTCAACTCtgagaaatataaattttaatcataAAGTACTCCTAAGTGGTACGCCTTTACAGAACAATATAAGTGAATTGTGGGCTTTATTAAACTTTATAAATCCTGTAGAGTACAATGATAGTGCGAGATTCCTGGCTTCTCATAAATTGGAAGATATCGCAGACGTAGAGAAACTTCAAGCTTTGTTGCGTCCTCTGATGTTACGAAGAATGAAAGAAGATGTAGAAAAAACTATACCTATGAAAGAAGAAACAATCGTGGAAGTAGAACTGACAATGATCCAGAAAAGATATTACAGGGCGATCttggaaaaaaatttagattttttgaCAAAAGGTCATAAAGATTCTGCGCCTAATCTACTGAATGCTATGATGGAACTAAGGAAATGTTGTATACATCCTTACTTAATAAACGGAGCAGAAGAGAAAATTATAGGAGATTTcttaaaaagaaagaaaaaagaaaatgtcGAATCTCCTGTAGTCGAGACTGGAGATCTTTCtgatttaaatattccTGTAATTTCTAATACTCAGAAAATCGTCATAGGTAATGATCTCATTACTGATATTGacgaatattataaaattcttataCAAAGTTCAGGGAAACTCGTCTTACTAGACAAATTACTAAATAAACTTTATGGTCATCATAAAGTACTCATTTTTTCGCAGATGACGAAATGTCTCGATTTATTGAGCGAGTACCTcgcttataaaaaatataaatttgaaagaATCGACGGAGGAGTCAGAGGAGACCACAGACAAGCCGCTATAGACAGATTTAGTGACGTAAATAGTGATGGATTCGTATTTCTACTTTGTACTAGAGCAGGAGGAGTTGGTATAAATTTGACTGCTGCTGATACAGTCATAATTTTCGACTCGGATTGGAATCCACAAAACGACTTACAAGCTCAAGCGAGATGTCACAGAATTGGTCAAACTAACGAAGTAAAGATTTATAGACTTGTAACAAGAAACACTTACGAAAGAGAAATGTTCGATAAAGCAGGTATGAAATTGGGACTAGATCGGgcaatattacaaaaaatgacATTTGAAGGACAAAAGAACGAAAaagtaaagaaaaaagatgCAATCGAAATGTTATTGCGTAAAGGTGCGTATGGCGTCTTAATGGAAACTGACGAAgcaagtaaaaaattttgcgAAGAAGATATTGatcaaattttagaaaGACGAACTAAAGTCATAAAACATTCTGACGGAGGAAATGCATTTTCTAAAGCATCTTTTCAAGTTGATGAAGAAATTGATGATCCATTTTTCTgggaaaatttattaagtaAAAAACGAAACGAAGAAAATGAAGGCAGAGTAAAAAGACAAATGCGAAGAATTGCTAGAGATGAAACATTAAATGAGGAACAAATCAAAGATgtagaaaaatattctaattTGCGACTTGAAAATGAAGAAGAATTTtctgaatttttaattttaaaaatttttataatttgtcTGGCCGATGGATTGGGCCCACTTGGGCTGAGTTTTAATGGACCAAATTtggaattaaaaaagtctATGACTGCAAATTTACTACTAAAAGATAATTTGTCTCATAATTTAGGACCTAAAGATTTAGAAGATCTAAAAAACAAGGACATTTTActacattttaaatatttagtaaaatatcTAGTAgatcaaataataaatcagAAATTGAGATCTGATTTCTCATATTGTCTTGATCAAGTACTAGATGAGAACTATGACCCGAGTTTATTTGACAAgtataaagatttttatacaaaatataatgaaaaatgCTTGTTAagaatacaaattttatttttaacaaatttattactGCAGACAGAGACAATAAACGTGGAAAAGACAAGAGGATGGAGTTTAGAAGACGATAAGAAACTGGTAGAATGTTTATTTACTAATGGATATGGTAAATATCCagagaaaattaaaaataagtcAGACGACGAATGCAATCAAAgattaagaaaaattattagtACATTAAACAGAATGAGAGAAATGGCAGAGGCGGATAGTGTGAACTATAAAGCTATAATGAAATTTGGTAGGGTGACTGAGCATAACGAAGACAATGTCTTGAAATATTTAGGAGACAGagatttaaattctttaagagaaaatattacGAATATTTTGAACACGACAAGGAGGACGAGATCGCAGAGCGACACGGAATGTTATGAAcgaataatgttttttgatAGATTGTCTGAAGTAGGCGACATATCAAACATAAGAAAAGTCAATTTACCGCGAGGGTGGACTAAAGAAAAAGACTCAATGTTGAAAGAACATTTATTGGAAAAAGGATTAGTAAATGTAGAAGAAGAATTTGGTATGACAGAAGAAGCCTGCATTAAAAGGTGTGAGACGATTATAAAAAGCCTAAAAGAGAAATCGGTggaagaataa